A region from the Geobacter benzoatilyticus genome encodes:
- a CDS encoding methyltransferase family protein, producing MALPRLQRGIGEAFPRIKRFYRLLYNGIAVVTFFWAMGTWHLAPVLYIVPGAGSLLFYLMQLICLGLIARCTAQTGMGDFLGLGQLRGIPRQHQLVTTGCYGMVRHPLYTLSFTFLALNPVMTLKWLILTIYSSIYFVAGAKIEERRLTAEFGEAYRHYQERVPMFLPKMRK from the coding sequence TTGGCACTTCCCCGCCTCCAACGGGGAATTGGCGAGGCATTCCCCCGTATCAAGCGTTTTTATCGACTGTTATACAACGGGATTGCCGTGGTGACATTCTTCTGGGCAATGGGCACCTGGCATCTGGCACCGGTCCTCTACATCGTGCCCGGAGCAGGGAGTCTCCTCTTCTATCTCATGCAACTGATTTGCCTTGGCCTTATTGCCCGGTGCACCGCACAGACCGGCATGGGTGATTTCCTCGGTTTGGGGCAACTGCGCGGCATTCCCCGGCAGCACCAGCTCGTAACCACCGGCTGTTACGGCATGGTGCGCCATCCGCTCTACACTTTGTCATTCACCTTCCTGGCACTTAACCCGGTGATGACTCTCAAATGGTTGATACTCACCATTTATTCAAGCATTTACTTCGTAGCCGGAGCGAAAATCGAGGAGAGGAGACTGACTGCTGAATTTGGCGAGGCATACCGCCACTACCAGGAACGGGTACCGATGTTCCTTCCGAAGATGCGAAAATAG
- a CDS encoding GTP-binding protein: MALINRTKREINAKIVYYGTPLAGKATTLQFIHRKLKPEFRGPIKTMGGQVDKMLFFDFMPPGLGELNDYRVRFHLYTVQGEVSNPFTWKTVLKGADGIVFVADSSPESRAATRQSMENLRSFLLSYGQDLEKLPCVVQCNKSDLPDACSPEEIAGLVDGSGFTAVKSASRSGEGVLQVLSTVVKQVMRNLQGEEQGSEPVDMLDSAPVREASEATLAGEGSPELPGEEVPANYGEISKGDTRASLDKTSSVALDGEVSVSSCGALRVPLTVRSDGGEERFVLTITLTPEHLKAE, from the coding sequence ATGGCCCTGATTAACAGAACGAAGCGTGAAATCAATGCGAAGATCGTCTACTACGGTACCCCCCTTGCCGGCAAAGCCACGACGCTTCAGTTTATCCACCGGAAACTGAAGCCGGAGTTCCGTGGCCCGATAAAGACCATGGGTGGCCAGGTTGACAAGATGCTTTTCTTTGATTTCATGCCTCCCGGTTTAGGAGAACTGAACGACTACCGGGTCCGTTTCCATCTCTATACCGTACAGGGTGAGGTTTCCAATCCGTTCACCTGGAAGACCGTCCTTAAGGGGGCTGACGGCATCGTTTTCGTTGCGGATTCGTCGCCGGAATCCCGTGCGGCCACCCGTCAGAGCATGGAAAACCTTAGAAGTTTTCTTCTGAGCTATGGGCAGGACCTGGAGAAGCTCCCCTGCGTGGTTCAGTGCAACAAGAGTGATTTGCCCGATGCGTGCAGCCCGGAGGAGATAGCCGGGCTCGTGGACGGTTCCGGCTTCACGGCAGTAAAATCAGCCTCCAGGTCGGGCGAGGGGGTCCTGCAAGTCCTCTCCACGGTAGTAAAGCAGGTCATGAGGAACCTTCAGGGTGAAGAGCAGGGCAGTGAACCCGTTGACATGCTCGATTCGGCCCCGGTGCGGGAGGCTTCTGAAGCGACTCTGGCCGGTGAGGGTTCGCCGGAGCTGCCGGGTGAAGAAGTGCCGGCCAATTATGGAGAAATATCAAAGGGGGACACCAGAGCTTCTCTTGATAAGACTTCATCCGTGGCCCTTGATGGGGAGGTGTCGGTATCTTCTTGCGGTGCCTTGCGGGTGCCCCTGACTGTCAGGAGTGACGGGGGGGAAGAGCGCTTCGTACTCACCATAACCCTGACGCCGGAGCACTTGAAGGCAGAATGA
- the rlmD gene encoding 23S rRNA (uracil(1939)-C(5))-methyltransferase RlmD has translation MAIKNRHSDSKKKNQDNTANRILRTGQLVTLEITGLDDEGFGTASFEGKKVLIAGALPGETVSFKVTHCGARTAFGETVTILSPSPYRMASSQCTIAACSNCPLISMNYQAQLDLKHRCIEREIRTFPSLRAVPVHDVIPSPRPLNYRNSAKLVVAGTFRSPIIGIYRRNSHDVADIASCPLHHPLINRIVDVVKEGITKGKVPVYNPRTGTGFLRYLVVRVSEHSGRAMVVFVTARRSYNEIHHLAKYIQRLVPELDVAVQNVNASEGNVVLGQQDHFITRDHALIDELGDVRFSISPRSFFQVNSGSARIIYEKVREWSALTGQEMVVDLYCGIGGISLFLAGQAREVHGIEYVDAAVADAERNARLNRVHNCSFEAGDAAELLRDHIEDGAEPDLIVLNPPRKGCDRKVLETAAASGPGRIIYVSCSPATLARDLDILAGLGYRTLEIQPVDMFPQTPHVENVALLVDARSEINNQAPSMTGSSRKQLQQRKKKGVSA, from the coding sequence ATGGCAATCAAAAACAGGCACTCAGACAGCAAGAAAAAGAATCAGGACAACACAGCTAATCGAATACTGCGCACAGGGCAGCTCGTGACGCTCGAAATTACCGGTCTGGATGATGAAGGATTCGGTACGGCATCCTTCGAAGGAAAGAAGGTTCTCATTGCCGGGGCTCTACCCGGTGAAACCGTAAGTTTCAAGGTAACCCACTGCGGGGCGCGGACGGCATTCGGCGAAACCGTCACAATCCTGTCTCCCTCCCCATACCGCATGGCATCCTCGCAGTGCACCATTGCCGCCTGCAGCAACTGTCCGCTTATTTCCATGAACTACCAGGCGCAGCTTGACCTGAAACATCGTTGCATCGAAAGGGAAATCCGTACCTTCCCGTCGCTTCGCGCAGTTCCGGTACACGACGTGATTCCGTCGCCTCGCCCCCTTAACTACCGCAACTCCGCCAAACTTGTGGTGGCCGGCACCTTCAGGTCGCCGATCATCGGAATATACCGGCGCAACAGCCACGACGTTGCCGACATTGCCTCCTGCCCGCTCCACCATCCCCTCATAAACCGGATCGTTGACGTCGTGAAAGAAGGGATCACCAAGGGGAAAGTTCCGGTCTACAATCCCCGGACCGGCACCGGTTTCCTGCGCTACCTGGTGGTACGGGTTTCCGAGCATTCCGGCCGGGCAATGGTTGTTTTCGTCACTGCAAGAAGGAGTTACAACGAGATTCATCATCTGGCCAAATACATTCAGCGGCTTGTGCCGGAACTGGATGTGGCGGTCCAGAACGTGAACGCCTCGGAAGGGAATGTGGTTCTTGGCCAGCAGGACCATTTCATAACCAGGGATCATGCCCTTATTGACGAACTTGGCGATGTGCGATTTTCCATCTCTCCCCGCTCCTTCTTCCAGGTGAACAGCGGCAGTGCCCGCATCATCTATGAAAAGGTCCGGGAGTGGAGTGCCCTGACCGGTCAGGAGATGGTGGTCGATCTCTATTGCGGCATTGGCGGGATATCGCTCTTTCTTGCAGGCCAAGCACGGGAGGTACATGGCATAGAGTACGTGGATGCCGCCGTGGCCGACGCGGAGCGTAATGCCAGGCTGAACCGTGTCCACAACTGCTCCTTCGAAGCAGGTGATGCCGCCGAGTTGCTGCGGGATCATATTGAAGACGGTGCGGAGCCCGATCTTATAGTATTGAACCCTCCCCGCAAAGGGTGCGATCGCAAGGTACTGGAAACGGCGGCAGCCTCAGGACCGGGCAGAATTATCTATGTCTCCTGCTCTCCGGCAACCCTTGCCCGTGATCTGGATATCCTGGCTGGTCTCGGCTATCGGACCCTGGAGATTCAACCGGTTGACATGTTCCCCCAGACCCCACACGTTGAAAACGTTGCCCTCCTTGTGGATGCGCGCAGCGAAATCAACAATCAGGCTCCCTCCATGACCGGAAGCAGCCGGAAACAGCTGCAACAACGCAAAAAGAAAGGGGTGTCCGCCTGA
- a CDS encoding cytidylate kinase family protein encodes MAIITISREMGTGAYQIAQEVAKRLKHTLVDGARIAELASKYGLDTEVFKRVDEKPPVYITAEDRLHAAHLNTIEIILLECASKGDVILYGRGSQDLLSEVENVLRLRFVAPFEDRVESLSEREWIDPDLARELIRKSDHQRGGFIHFYFNRDWNDPLGYDQVFNTSRMSQTAIIESIIAAARDPRLKDGEIETREVVDGIILCKKVETELFRSRTIENIHVKISAKKDVVCLAGHVHSDAERLETLRIASAVKGVGRIEDELIVSNYKHYKE; translated from the coding sequence ATGGCGATTATTACTATTTCCAGAGAGATGGGAACCGGCGCCTACCAGATTGCCCAAGAGGTGGCGAAACGGCTGAAACATACTCTTGTTGACGGCGCGAGGATTGCCGAGCTTGCCTCCAAGTACGGCCTTGATACGGAGGTGTTCAAGAGGGTCGATGAAAAGCCCCCGGTTTATATAACCGCCGAGGACCGGCTCCATGCCGCCCACCTCAACACGATTGAGATTATTCTGCTTGAATGCGCCAGTAAAGGTGATGTTATCCTCTACGGAAGAGGTTCCCAGGATCTTCTCTCAGAGGTGGAAAACGTCTTGCGGCTTCGTTTCGTGGCCCCTTTCGAGGACCGCGTGGAAAGCCTCTCCGAGCGGGAATGGATCGACCCCGATCTGGCCCGTGAACTTATCCGCAAGAGCGACCATCAGCGCGGCGGCTTTATTCATTTCTACTTCAATCGCGACTGGAATGATCCGCTGGGCTACGATCAGGTATTCAATACTTCGCGCATGTCCCAGACTGCAATCATTGAAAGTATAATCGCCGCAGCCAGGGATCCCCGCCTGAAAGACGGCGAGATCGAGACTCGCGAGGTTGTCGACGGGATTATCCTCTGCAAGAAGGTCGAGACCGAACTTTTCCGCTCCCGCACCATCGAGAATATCCATGTCAAGATAAGTGCCAAAAAGGATGTCGTTTGTCTTGCGGGGCACGTGCACTCCGATGCCGAGAGACTGGAAACGCTCCGTATCGCTTCCGCTGTAAAGGGGGTCGGCAGGATTGAGGATGAACTCATCGTGTCGAATTACAAACACTATAAGGAGTGA
- a CDS encoding endonuclease III domain-containing protein, giving the protein MRDSDIHDVMALLADAVKAWPTPAVTIVSQREGNPFKVLVSCILSLRTQDKTTGAASERLFSLADTPEKMLLLSLDEIERAIYPVGFFRNKAVQIQGICRTLVENYGGKVPGDLDELLTFKGVGRKTANLVVTLGFGNPAICVDTHVHRICNRWGYVSTKTPEETEFALRRKLPAEYWGVINDYLVAFGQNHCTPISPRCATCSLTSFCKRVGVTKSR; this is encoded by the coding sequence GTGAGAGACTCCGATATCCATGACGTCATGGCGTTGCTTGCCGATGCCGTGAAAGCATGGCCGACTCCCGCGGTGACAATCGTCTCGCAGCGGGAGGGCAATCCCTTCAAAGTGCTCGTTTCCTGCATTCTTTCACTTCGTACCCAGGATAAGACCACTGGTGCCGCATCCGAGCGGCTATTTTCGCTGGCTGACACGCCGGAAAAGATGCTTCTGCTCTCCCTGGATGAAATAGAGCGTGCCATATACCCGGTGGGTTTTTTCCGGAACAAGGCGGTTCAGATCCAGGGCATCTGCCGAACGCTGGTGGAAAATTACGGCGGGAAGGTTCCCGGCGACCTGGACGAGTTGCTGACTTTCAAGGGGGTGGGGCGCAAAACGGCGAATCTGGTCGTGACGCTGGGGTTCGGCAATCCTGCAATTTGTGTTGATACTCATGTGCACCGCATCTGCAATCGCTGGGGGTATGTCAGCACTAAAACCCCGGAAGAGACGGAGTTTGCATTGCGCCGGAAACTCCCCGCCGAGTATTGGGGAGTTATTAATGATTATCTTGTTGCGTTCGGGCAAAATCACTGTACCCCGATTTCGCCCCGTTGTGCCACCTGTTCCCTGACGTCTTTTTGCAAAAGGGTTGGCGTTACAAAGTCGCGGTAA
- a CDS encoding PHP domain-containing protein, translated as MMKTIDLHVHTNHSDGLHSPAEIVRMAVEQGLAAIAIADHDTVNGLDEAIAVGAELGIEVIPAVELSAELGRYRDMHILGYHFDYRDAGLGQMLAEFRLNRDNRGRAIVEKINRRLLDGRKDPISYDEVIGLAGGAVGRPHIGRALLEHGYARDMEDAFRRYLIPCDVPKRYIPAADAISEIRRTGGVSVLAHPLTINTDRRELKKIISELADLGLDGVEVFNNMCFQDDMIFFESLCGELGLLMTGGSDFHGFENDVEIGTGRGGLAVAYRLAEAIKTLAGSRKAASQDKLP; from the coding sequence ATGATGAAAACCATAGATCTCCATGTCCATACAAACCACTCCGACGGTCTCCACTCCCCTGCCGAAATTGTGAGAATGGCTGTCGAGCAAGGCCTTGCCGCCATAGCCATCGCAGACCATGACACCGTGAACGGGCTCGACGAAGCGATCGCCGTCGGCGCGGAACTGGGGATCGAGGTAATCCCTGCGGTTGAATTATCCGCCGAGCTCGGCCGCTATCGCGACATGCATATCCTTGGTTATCACTTCGATTACCGGGATGCCGGTCTTGGGCAGATGCTGGCCGAGTTCAGGCTCAATCGCGACAACAGGGGAAGAGCCATTGTCGAAAAGATAAACCGGCGGCTTTTGGATGGACGGAAAGACCCCATCTCCTACGACGAGGTCATAGGTCTGGCAGGAGGCGCAGTGGGAAGGCCCCATATCGGCAGGGCGCTCCTGGAGCACGGCTACGCCCGGGACATGGAGGATGCATTCCGCAGGTACCTCATCCCCTGCGACGTCCCCAAGCGCTATATACCCGCCGCCGACGCAATCTCTGAAATCAGGAGGACAGGCGGCGTTTCGGTGCTGGCCCACCCATTGACCATAAACACCGATCGTCGCGAACTCAAGAAAATCATCTCTGAGCTGGCCGACCTCGGACTGGACGGCGTTGAGGTATTCAACAATATGTGCTTCCAGGACGATATGATTTTCTTCGAATCCCTCTGCGGAGAGCTCGGCCTCCTCATGACCGGCGGATCAGACTTCCACGGATTCGAGAATGACGTGGAAATCGGCACGGGGCGAGGCGGACTCGCGGTCGCTTACAGGCTTGCGGAAGCAATTAAAACCCTTGCGGGGTCCCGAAAAGCGGCGTCACAGGACAAACTCCCATGA
- a CDS encoding NAD(P)-dependent oxidoreductase: MLRNIGFLGLGTVGRHMAANLLKGSYNLSVYDSSPEAVADLVKLGATGAGTPREVAKGQDIVIYIRPEKERLKPDIYGEDGIFAGIDPGTILVDMGTHSLESTKEMADEAEKHRVLFLDAPVWGTKEHAANGLLTILAGGDPSLLGRCRELFSFFGLNIIHVGAIGDATRMKFVVNLVQAELMETLAEAIVFGEKMGFNVDKILEVLDSGGVASPLFHSKGRVIARGDFTRNLALKYVHEQLELVLEKAHKLGLDLPAALVACKNYEQGVKDGRGEEDFSSVVKVLRK; encoded by the coding sequence ATGTTGAGAAATATCGGTTTCTTGGGGTTAGGCACCGTCGGCAGGCATATGGCCGCGAACCTTCTCAAGGGAAGCTACAACCTGTCGGTTTATGATTCGAGCCCGGAGGCAGTTGCCGATCTCGTGAAACTTGGCGCAACCGGAGCGGGTACTCCCCGTGAGGTTGCCAAGGGACAAGACATCGTAATCTACATCCGCCCGGAAAAAGAGCGCCTGAAGCCTGATATTTACGGCGAGGACGGCATTTTCGCCGGGATTGATCCCGGTACAATTCTCGTTGACATGGGTACCCATTCCCTCGAAAGCACCAAGGAAATGGCAGACGAGGCTGAAAAGCACAGAGTTCTGTTCCTTGATGCGCCGGTCTGGGGAACCAAGGAGCATGCTGCCAACGGACTTCTCACCATCCTGGCCGGCGGCGATCCTTCGCTCCTCGGGCGGTGCCGTGAACTGTTCTCGTTTTTCGGTCTCAATATCATCCATGTGGGAGCCATTGGTGATGCCACCCGCATGAAATTCGTGGTGAACCTGGTCCAGGCCGAATTAATGGAAACCCTTGCTGAAGCCATTGTCTTCGGTGAGAAAATGGGCTTCAATGTTGACAAGATTCTCGAAGTTCTAGATTCCGGCGGCGTAGCCTCGCCACTGTTCCATTCAAAGGGGCGCGTGATTGCCCGTGGGGATTTTACCCGCAACCTGGCTCTCAAATATGTTCATGAACAGCTGGAACTTGTGCTCGAAAAAGCGCACAAGCTGGGGCTGGACCTACCGGCCGCCCTGGTGGCCTGCAAGAATTACGAGCAGGGGGTCAAGGACGGTCGTGGCGAAGAGGACTTTTCGTCGGTTGTGAAGGTTTTGAGAAAGTAG
- a CDS encoding HEAT repeat domain-containing protein codes for MIDPFYWIFGPLTTYRTILVATILLLAFMTIVLLVTLVVHKIYVELRETRSLRLRKKFNDIFPSFINGKDEHLPHPKQTIAIDALADVAIDQIARADRSTANRIRAELKQAGIVDNLLQRLSNSRSWVRRYRALERLGFLKLADLRPIYLELIVDESDVRIVAKALWAASYVIEEEDIPLITDFLGDSNFMSAKFNEYLFTNMIGEFRIKQGDDTTISIIERFLNQETIPVLLKRDIIESLGKMGFTQCVPLIFDAFHRYRDITEMRITTLRALGGLSTSSLCEVIIPALTDPDWRVRMVASRSANLCSDSSVPYLEDLMRDKNYHVRINAAKTLLTLGEQGKAALNRALTGTDRFARDISHFVLSGSR; via the coding sequence ATGATCGACCCATTTTACTGGATATTCGGCCCACTGACCACATACAGGACCATCCTCGTCGCAACCATACTTTTGCTGGCGTTTATGACCATAGTCCTCCTGGTGACCCTGGTCGTCCATAAGATTTACGTGGAACTGCGGGAGACAAGATCCTTAAGACTTCGCAAGAAGTTCAACGATATTTTCCCGTCATTTATCAACGGAAAAGACGAACATCTTCCTCATCCTAAACAGACCATTGCCATCGACGCACTTGCAGACGTTGCCATAGACCAGATAGCCAGGGCCGATCGCAGCACCGCCAACCGTATTCGCGCAGAACTCAAGCAGGCCGGCATCGTTGACAACCTGCTCCAAAGGCTCAGCAATTCACGCTCATGGGTAAGGCGTTACCGGGCACTTGAACGACTTGGTTTCCTTAAACTTGCGGATCTAAGGCCGATCTACCTGGAACTCATTGTGGATGAATCCGATGTACGCATTGTTGCCAAGGCACTGTGGGCGGCAAGTTACGTCATAGAAGAGGAAGATATTCCCCTCATAACCGATTTTCTGGGCGACTCGAATTTCATGTCGGCGAAGTTCAACGAATATCTGTTCACCAACATGATCGGCGAATTCCGGATCAAACAGGGAGATGATACAACCATTTCCATAATTGAAAGATTTCTCAACCAAGAAACCATACCCGTCCTTCTCAAGAGAGACATTATAGAATCATTAGGAAAGATGGGGTTCACCCAATGCGTACCCTTGATTTTCGATGCGTTCCATCGCTACCGGGATATCACCGAAATGCGAATAACCACTCTGAGGGCACTCGGAGGGCTTTCAACCAGCTCCCTCTGTGAGGTCATCATACCAGCCCTCACCGATCCCGACTGGCGGGTGCGGATGGTTGCATCCCGCAGTGCCAACCTGTGCAGCGATAGCAGTGTCCCCTACCTGGAAGACCTTATGCGGGACAAGAACTACCATGTCAGGATAAACGCAGCAAAGACCCTGCTTACGCTCGGCGAACAGGGCAAAGCAGCCCTTAACCGGGCACTTACCGGAACCGACCGCTTTGCGCGCGACATATCCCATTTTGTTTTAAGCGGATCAAGGTAA
- a CDS encoding MgtC/SapB family protein: MEFNLDMIGRLLLASLLGGLIGLEREIHGRPAGFRTHLLVSLGSCLFVAVSLEFHRLYGNFTSAGPVGVDPGRVAAQVVTGIGFLGAGAIIREGSSIRGLTTAACLWIAAAIGLSCGVGLFIVPLVVTTISLATLLLLKRVEGVLNRDRYNAVKVWSDDVAGQLDRIEKILNARQLEIIDLNVERDVDAARIYFEFEVKLNMRDTKGTLVDSLVSVDGVRKVRFD; encoded by the coding sequence ATGGAATTCAACCTTGATATGATCGGCCGGCTTCTGCTCGCTTCCCTCCTGGGAGGGCTTATCGGCCTGGAGCGGGAGATTCATGGCCGTCCCGCCGGGTTCAGGACCCACCTGCTGGTTTCTCTCGGGTCGTGCCTCTTTGTCGCTGTCTCCCTTGAATTCCACAGGTTGTACGGCAATTTCACCTCAGCCGGTCCCGTTGGTGTCGATCCTGGCCGGGTTGCCGCCCAAGTGGTTACCGGTATCGGTTTTCTGGGCGCCGGCGCCATAATCCGGGAGGGATCATCCATCCGCGGCCTTACAACTGCCGCATGTCTCTGGATTGCCGCTGCCATAGGACTCTCATGCGGGGTAGGTCTTTTCATTGTCCCATTGGTGGTAACCACGATTTCTCTGGCGACTCTCCTCTTACTGAAACGGGTTGAGGGGGTATTGAACCGCGACAGGTACAATGCCGTAAAGGTCTGGAGTGATGATGTGGCAGGGCAGCTTGACCGGATTGAGAAGATACTGAATGCGAGGCAGCTGGAAATTATCGATCTCAACGTGGAGCGGGATGTGGATGCTGCGCGTATCTATTTTGAATTCGAAGTGAAGTTGAATATGCGCGACACCAAGGGCACCCTTGTTGATTCCCTCGTGTCAGTTGATGGTGTGCGGAAAGTTCGTTTCGACTGA
- a CDS encoding SPOR domain-containing protein, translating to MNIEFDQEPGGKSPKGGASSTRLLLLVLLLLMAVFGYLFYFTDLIAPREEVKTPEPVQTSQVKQPIPPRPADQVPAAAPAEAPAPAAVPPQPAVQPAAPEKKAQQKAVVEPPKAAAPAAPAVKKEQPKPAPPAKVPVAVKQAVRQPEKVEKPKAAAPKPVAKEAKKSAAIAVKPKKTSTTAVAVPQKAKTAAVSKTAASVVAGGDYTLRIGEYVVPAAMEKDKAKVRDAGLTPVVKDGSLKKEPMIRLLFGEYADQETARKELQKLRDATVEGFVLKEGSSYRVYAGSYFVKERAAKERQRLEGLGYRVTLKSASVSVPTLLLTVGKYDNRAAALDDAARLKKKGLSPSVVPVGK from the coding sequence ATGAACATCGAATTTGACCAGGAGCCGGGGGGAAAGTCGCCAAAAGGGGGTGCGAGCTCCACCCGTCTCCTACTGCTGGTGCTTTTGCTTCTTATGGCGGTATTTGGTTATCTCTTCTATTTCACCGACCTAATCGCGCCGCGTGAGGAAGTAAAAACTCCTGAGCCGGTACAAACCAGCCAGGTTAAACAGCCGATACCTCCACGGCCTGCCGATCAGGTTCCTGCGGCTGCTCCGGCAGAGGCGCCGGCACCTGCGGCGGTGCCTCCCCAGCCGGCGGTTCAACCTGCCGCGCCGGAAAAGAAGGCCCAGCAAAAGGCTGTAGTCGAACCTCCGAAGGCTGCTGCCCCGGCAGCCCCCGCAGTGAAAAAGGAGCAGCCCAAACCGGCCCCACCGGCCAAGGTGCCAGTGGCGGTGAAACAGGCAGTCCGCCAGCCGGAAAAAGTCGAGAAACCGAAGGCGGCGGCCCCAAAACCTGTGGCAAAAGAGGCGAAGAAATCGGCGGCCATTGCGGTTAAGCCGAAAAAGACCTCTACTACAGCTGTTGCCGTGCCCCAAAAGGCGAAAACCGCGGCTGTTTCCAAAACTGCCGCCTCCGTGGTGGCGGGAGGCGATTACACACTCCGGATTGGTGAGTACGTCGTGCCGGCAGCCATGGAGAAAGATAAGGCAAAAGTGCGGGATGCCGGGCTAACTCCGGTTGTAAAAGATGGGAGCTTGAAAAAAGAGCCGATGATTCGCCTTCTTTTTGGTGAATACGCCGACCAGGAGACCGCCCGCAAGGAGCTTCAGAAACTGCGCGATGCTACCGTGGAAGGTTTTGTGCTTAAAGAGGGGAGTTCCTATCGGGTTTATGCCGGTTCCTATTTTGTGAAAGAGCGGGCTGCAAAGGAGCGGCAGAGGCTGGAAGGGCTCGGTTACCGGGTTACTCTGAAGAGTGCGAGCGTATCCGTACCGACTCTCCTCCTGACCGTCGGCAAGTACGATAACCGCGCAGCTGCGCTGGATGATGCCGCGCGGTTGAAGAAAAAAGGCCTTTCTCCCTCTGTGGTGCCGGTTGGCAAATAA
- a CDS encoding glycosyltransferase family 2 protein — translation MFDFILYIVMAVEVIILIYFLFLNGSYTILTFLSLFNIRGQLAVASRQYIDELSTGVFYRPISVLVPAFNEEKTIIPSVSNLLTLNFPEYEIIVINDGSNDETLSLMISKFNMVEIDRPLSLKLQHQPIRAQYVSINHPNLFLVDKENGGKADALNVGINASRYPLFCSMDADSLLESDALIRASKLFVEDREVIATGGIIRVLNGSTVENGKITSVRAPNRAIECFQSVEYIRGFLTGRTSWNAFNSLLIISGAFGIFRKDMIQAIGGYRKTVGEDMDLVVRLHRHCNKEKIPYKILFVPDPVCWTQVPSDYRSLLKQRNRWHRGLIDSLRFSRGMALNPRYGKVGLVGIPYFTLVEAFGPSIEFAGYFAFVFFFFFGYISRDFALLFLLVSVLWGTWLNVGSILLDNLIYRRYHSVWDLLKLSFFGLVEFFGYRQLIVVERLIATFTFWKTEWGKARRQEIKDDIPQESV, via the coding sequence ATGTTCGATTTCATCCTTTACATAGTTATGGCGGTGGAAGTGATTATTCTAATCTACTTCCTGTTCCTCAACGGCAGCTACACCATCCTCACTTTCCTCTCTCTTTTCAACATTCGGGGACAGTTGGCTGTGGCTAGCCGGCAATATATCGACGAACTTTCGACCGGCGTCTTTTACCGCCCCATCAGCGTCCTCGTACCCGCATTCAACGAGGAGAAAACCATCATTCCCTCGGTGTCTAACCTCCTGACGCTCAACTTCCCCGAATATGAAATAATAGTTATAAATGATGGTTCTAACGACGAAACCCTGTCGCTGATGATCTCAAAGTTCAACATGGTGGAAATCGATCGCCCTCTCAGCCTCAAACTCCAACACCAACCGATCAGAGCCCAGTATGTCTCGATCAATCACCCGAACCTGTTTCTCGTGGACAAGGAAAACGGCGGCAAGGCGGATGCGCTGAACGTCGGCATCAATGCCAGCCGTTACCCGCTCTTCTGCTCCATGGACGCCGATTCGCTTCTGGAAAGCGATGCATTGATCCGGGCTTCGAAACTTTTTGTTGAAGACCGGGAAGTGATAGCCACCGGGGGAATTATCCGTGTTCTAAACGGCAGCACCGTGGAAAACGGGAAAATCACCAGCGTACGGGCACCGAACCGTGCAATCGAGTGTTTCCAGTCAGTGGAATACATCCGCGGTTTTCTAACGGGGAGAACATCCTGGAACGCCTTTAACAGTCTGCTGATCATCTCCGGCGCATTCGGCATCTTTCGCAAGGATATGATTCAGGCCATCGGCGGGTATCGAAAAACCGTCGGCGAAGATATGGACCTGGTGGTAAGACTGCATCGACACTGCAATAAAGAAAAGATCCCCTACAAAATCCTCTTTGTTCCGGATCCGGTCTGCTGGACCCAGGTCCCTTCGGACTATCGCTCGCTGCTTAAACAGCGCAACCGCTGGCATCGCGGCCTCATCGACAGCCTCCGGTTCAGCAGGGGGATGGCTCTCAACCCCCGTTACGGCAAGGTTGGGCTGGTTGGCATTCCTTACTTCACACTCGTGGAAGCATTCGGGCCCTCCATCGAATTCGCCGGTTACTTTGCATTTGTCTTCTTTTTCTTCTTCGGCTACATAAGCCGCGATTTCGCACTTCTATTCCTTCTGGTATCCGTTTTGTGGGGCACATGGCTGAATGTCGGCTCCATACTGCTCGACAATCTTATCTACCGTCGTTACCACAGCGTGTGGGATCTGCTCAAGTTGTCCTTCTTCGGCCTGGTGGAGTTCTTTGGTTATCGGCAGCTCATCGTCGTGGAACGTCTCATCGCCACATTTACCTTCTGGAAAACCGAGTGGGGCAAAGCACGACGTCAGGAAATAAAAGATGATATCCCTCAAGAATCTGTTTAA